CATCCCCGCGTTCTGGCCGGTCATTACTCCAGGCCACCCCCACTGGGACGAGCTTCGCAACAACTACGCCACCGCTTTCCGCAACAAGCCCCACGAGTACCACAACGGAGGACTCTGGCCCATGATTACCGGCATGTGGGCGGCCGCCTTCGCAAAAAACGACAAGCAACTCGCCGAACAACTCCTCGACGCCATCAACACCGCAAACCAGAAATGCACAACAAGAAAAGAGGCCTGGTGCTTTTACGAATATCACAACAGCAAAACATTCAAGCCACGCGGAACGAAACACCAGGCGTGGAGCGCCGCGGCGGGCATCATCGCCCACCAAACCATCGCCAAAAAGAAACCCCTCTTCCTCACCACCACGTAACTCCTTATGAAATGCATCGCAACCGACCTGGACCGAACACTCCTCCCAAACGGCACCGCCCGCGCAAGCAAACAGGCACTGCCCCTCCTCAAAAAAGAACTCGCCACCCACCCAACCCTCCTCGTCTTCGTCACGGGCAGGTACGACACCCTCATCCTCAAAGCAATCAAGCAATACCGCCTCCCAAGACCGAACTACTGCATCGCCAACGTCGGCACAGAAATCTTCACGTACACGAGAGGCAAACTCCTCCCCCTCACCACCTGGACCGAGCGCATCAGTAAAGACTGGAAAGGAAAAACTCGGCACGACATTGCAAAAGCACTCCGGAACCTCCCCCAACTCACCGAACAAGAACCAAGAAAACTCAACCCGCACAAGCAAAGCTACTACGCAACAACGTGGAACAAAACTCTTGAGAACACCATACGCAACCGCCTCGACAAACTCAAGATCCGCTACCACCTCACCATCAGCAAAGACACCACAACCGGCAAGCGATTCCTCGACATCACACCCAAGAGCGCAACCAAAGAAACCGCTCTCAACTACCTCCTCAAAAAAGAAGGCATAAAGAAACGAGACACCCTCTGCTGCGGCGACAGCGGCAACGACCTCACCATGCTCACCTCAGGCCACCCGGCAGTCCTTGTCAAAAACGCGTCGGACGAAGTCAGAAACGAACTCATCCGCCTCGCCAAGAAAAAAAACGTCCTGCGCACGCTCTACTTCCCGAAAGGAATACCTGAACTCGGCCTCAACGGGAACTACGCAGCAGGCATCCTGGAAGCAGCCTACCACTTCGGCATCTTCAACAAAAAGAAAAAGCACTAGTCTAGCTGAGCTCTCTTGAGCCGTAACGCATTCGTCACCACGCTAATAGAACTCGCAGCCATCGCGGCAGCAGCAACCATGGGGCTGAGCAGGAAACCAAAAAAAGGATACAGCACGCCAGCCGCGATGGGTATCCCGAGCGTGTTGTACGCAAACGACAAGAACAAGTTTTGCTTGATGTTCTTCATCGTCGCCTTGCTCAGCTTGAATGCCCTGACCACATCCAACAAGTCACTCTTCATAAGCACAATATCCGCACTCTCAATCGCCACGTCAGTCCCTGCCCCAATGGCTATGCCAACGTCCGCCTGTATCAGAGCCGGCGCGTCATTAATGCCATCACCCACCATCGCGACGACACCGCCCCCTTCTTGAAGCTTCTTGACATGCGCGGCCTTGTCCTGCGGCAAGACTTGCGCAAAAACTCGCTCTTCCTCGATGCCTACTTGCTTTGCAATCGCCAAAGCAGTTCTCCTATTATCTCCCGTGATCAAGTAAACCGTGACTCCCTCGCTAGCGAGTTTTGCTATCGCCTCCTTCGACGTCTCCTTTATCGTGTCCGCCACGCTAATGACGCCTAAGAGCTTGCTTTTGTTTGCCAAAAACACTACCGTATTTCCTCTCTCTTCAAGCTCCCGAACCTCCTTCAAATGCTTGCCCAATTGAATGTGCTTCTCCGTCAACAACTTCCTCGTGCCAACAACATACTCCACACCCCGAATTACTCCTTCAAGGCCGTGCCCTGCAACCTCCCGAAACCTCGAAACATTCTCGAAACGAAGCTTCTTTTGCCTTGCACCCTCGACAATCGCCTCAGCAATCGGGTGTTTTGACTTCTTCTCAATCGAGGATGCGATGCGTAAAACATCCTCTTCTTTGAGCTTGGAAAAGCTCATCACCCTCGTGAGTTTTGGCTTCCCGCTCGTCACCGTCCCTGTCTTGTCCAAAACCACACTCTCAACCTTCTCCGCCCGCTCAAGCGCTTCAGCGCTCTTAATCAGAATCCCGCGCTCTGCACCAAGACCGGTCCCGACCACAATGGACGTTGGCGTGGCAAGCCCCAGGGCGCAAGGACACGCAATGATAAGAACTGTGATTGCTATCGTTAGGGAAAACAAAAGTCCAAACCCCGCAGCATACCAGACTGCAAAACTGAGCAAAGCAACACCAATAACCCCCCACACAAAATACCCGGCAATGACATCTGCAAGCCTAGCGATGGGCGCCTTCGAACCCTGCGCTTCTTGCATGAGCTTGACAATCTGCGCGAGAGCCGTGTCCTTCCCCACCTTTGTCGCTCTAAACAGTATCGCACCAGACTTGTTTATCGTCGCGCCAATAACGTTGTCACCAACCTTCTTGTCAACAGGCAAGCTCTCTCCTGTAATCATGCTTTCATCAACACTCGTCGACCCTTCAACAACGACCCCGTCAACGGGGATTTTCTCCCCCGGCCTGACAAGAACAACATCCCCCACTTCCAACTCCTCAACAGAAACCTCAACTTCTTCCCCGTCCCGAACCACCGTAGCAGTCTTGGGCGCAAGACGCATCAACTTCCGTATCGCTTCCGACGTCTTCCCCTTCGTCAACAACTCCAAATACCTGCCCACCAAGATGAGCGTGATAATCACGCCTGCGGTTTCGAAATAGAGGTTTTGAACGTACGCAACATTCCCTGACACGATCTCAAAGAGCGCGTACAATCCGTAAAGATACGCCGCGGCGGTGCCAAGCGCAATCAAAGAATCCATGTTCGGAGTTCTCTTCAGCAAATTTTTGAACCCGACCGTGTAGAACCTGTACCCTGCGATGATTATGGGGATGGACAAAACCGCCTGGACCACGGCGAACCTGAGCGGAAACAACTCAGGACGCAAAAAGGCAGGAATAAGCCGAACACTCACGAGCTCGGCCATGGCCAAGTAAAACACAGGAATGGCAAAAACAACAGATAAGAGCACCCGTTTCTTCAAAGCCGAGAGCTCCCTCCTCTTTGCTTCCTCTTCCTTCTCGAGAGGGTCGTCTCCTTCCCCGACGACCACCGCTTCATACCCCTCAGCATCAATCGCTCTCTTGAGCTCAGAGAGCCGCACACGCGACAGGTCATACCTGCATTTCGCGTACGCGTTAGCATAATTCGTCTCCACATCCTTCACGCCATCAAACGAGGCAAGCACGCGCTTCACCACACCTGCGCAGTGATCAGATCCCATCCCGGCAACCTTGAATTCCACCTCCTTGAAACGCTCATCAACCGGCGTGTAGCCCGCATCACGAACAACCTTGAAGATGTCACGCTCGCCAACCTTCCCCTCATCAAACACGACGTCGCAGGTTTGCGTGGCGAAATTAACACTAGCACGCGAAACACCCTCCAGCCGCTGCAAAGACGCTTCAACCGTCCTTGCGCAACTTGCACAGCTCATCCCCCCAATCTTGAAGGAAATACGCTTCACTCTTCACCCCCACTCTGCACATCG
This window of the Candidatus Woesearchaeota archaeon genome carries:
- a CDS encoding HAD-IIB family hydrolase, whose protein sequence is MKCIATDLDRTLLPNGTARASKQALPLLKKELATHPTLLVFVTGRYDTLILKAIKQYRLPRPNYCIANVGTEIFTYTRGKLLPLTTWTERISKDWKGKTRHDIAKALRNLPQLTEQEPRKLNPHKQSYYATTWNKTLENTIRNRLDKLKIRYHLTISKDTTTGKRFLDITPKSATKETALNYLLKKEGIKKRDTLCCGDSGNDLTMLTSGHPAVLVKNASDEVRNELIRLAKKKNVLRTLYFPKGIPELGLNGNYAAGILEAAYHFGIFNKKKKH
- a CDS encoding heavy metal translocating P-type ATPase, with product MKRISFKIGGMSCASCARTVEASLQRLEGVSRASVNFATQTCDVVFDEGKVGERDIFKVVRDAGYTPVDERFKEVEFKVAGMGSDHCAGVVKRVLASFDGVKDVETNYANAYAKCRYDLSRVRLSELKRAIDAEGYEAVVVGEGDDPLEKEEEAKRRELSALKKRVLLSVVFAIPVFYLAMAELVSVRLIPAFLRPELFPLRFAVVQAVLSIPIIIAGYRFYTVGFKNLLKRTPNMDSLIALGTAAAYLYGLYALFEIVSGNVAYVQNLYFETAGVIITLILVGRYLELLTKGKTSEAIRKLMRLAPKTATVVRDGEEVEVSVEELEVGDVVLVRPGEKIPVDGVVVEGSTSVDESMITGESLPVDKKVGDNVIGATINKSGAILFRATKVGKDTALAQIVKLMQEAQGSKAPIARLADVIAGYFVWGVIGVALLSFAVWYAAGFGLLFSLTIAITVLIIACPCALGLATPTSIVVGTGLGAERGILIKSAEALERAEKVESVVLDKTGTVTSGKPKLTRVMSFSKLKEEDVLRIASSIEKKSKHPIAEAIVEGARQKKLRFENVSRFREVAGHGLEGVIRGVEYVVGTRKLLTEKHIQLGKHLKEVRELEERGNTVVFLANKSKLLGVISVADTIKETSKEAIAKLASEGVTVYLITGDNRRTALAIAKQVGIEEERVFAQVLPQDKAAHVKKLQEGGGVVAMVGDGINDAPALIQADVGIAIGAGTDVAIESADIVLMKSDLLDVVRAFKLSKATMKNIKQNLFLSFAYNTLGIPIAAGVLYPFFGFLLSPMVAAAAMAASSISVVTNALRLKRAQLD